From Alligator mississippiensis isolate rAllMis1 chromosome 1, rAllMis1, whole genome shotgun sequence:
TTGGTGTTGGCACGTGTCGGCAGCGTATTGCATAGTAATTCCAGCCATTGCAGCAAATTTGATTttcgtaatgtgccttaaatgacttggggtgagcaaaataaaactcctctgaggagttttagttcgCTGCCCTATAGAGGTGGAGAGAAGCACCGGGctccttgcagcacaggggctctgcaggaggcccatgcaggcagcctgacagcagcccaggaaagcaggcttcaCTCAAGAAAAGTggagagctgattttttttttctctggagcctgcctgcctgcctgagctgtgcgggggcccagtgcttccctctgtggctgtggtgccccctggacCTGCCCGAGCCGcatgcctgcaggtgggtgccacctggggggtgaCACCAGCCGCCCCCTCAGCCCAAGACCACTTCACCCACCACCACTCCacccgccagcagctcaccctccagtccctgctgccagaaaggcaggtaagtttgggtgtgcgcacaacacaggggtttaaagggtcCTAAATTGaggcagtgtttttaaaaacacagcacttcaatttagggcccccggttcatctacacatgccccaggTGCAAGAGTTCAAGCCCCAAAAAACATATTGAACTACTCTGGTGCCTAAGAGACTGAAGGCAGTGATTTTTCCCCCACTCGTAGAAGTACCTAGAAACATGCCTAGAAGTGCTAATTCACGAACTGGGCAGCTCACTCCCCTTGAGGCGTCTGATTTAGTAGGAGAGCTCTCAGTATCTTTACTATGCCCACCAACCGCACAGGATTCATATCCAAGCACTAGCGTTGTTTTCAGTCAGAACCAAAAGTGGAGAAGGAGGAGTCTAGTGGTTAGAGACCTCACCCAGGTTGAGGCTGTTCATGCTCGCATTTGCTACCTCTTATGAGAGCTGTTATAACCGGTAGGCTACATCAGTGGGAAATAAGGGTGACTTTCCGCTTCTGTCACTACAGCTGTTCCTTCCTGAATGAGTGCATGAGTCAAAGGATCAAAGATAGAGTAAGAAAGAGGTTACCCCCTTTTTAtggctgcagagaaaagcttgaaaacctgAAGTCAGTGCACCCCAAAGCAAACCAGAAGGCAAGTAAAAAGACCCCAATATAAACTCATTTCTATATTTACAGCCTTGTGATTTTAAATCAAATCTCATGGTTTTCAGGGCATAGGATTGTGACACAGTTTGTGCATGAGGTTTGGCAttacagcagacttgatttacAAGATGGGGTCTTGCTTGATCCCACATCATTGGTCTCCAGGCAGGGATGCACTGAGTAAAACTCTCCTGTGTGCTCTTTGGAGGAGGTCTGGGATGATGACTGCACTGTCTCTTCCCAGCTTCTAGGTGAACTCACCCTAAATTTAAGATACCAGAAACTGTTGGAGAGTCAGAAGTGTGGGCCTTCTGCACCACAAACCTGTCTTCAGAAAGACTGGAGCCCATTTCCCTGCTCTTCTTTGAGATGCCCTGAAGCTAACACATCTCTAAGTGTGAAGACATGATTGCATTACCTGATCTTCATGATGACTGCTTATATGTCAACATTTTTGACACTGTCCAAGGGCAAGAGAAATGTATCCCCAAGGAGCTGACACTGCCTATAGCAACCGGGAAGCGACACATCTAGTCCCCTGCAGTCTAACGGGAGGGGTTTTAGCAGAGGGTCTGTATGACACTGTGTTGGGAAGTGTTTCCAAGCCCCTTGAAACAAGGTGAGCTTCAATCCAATCTCACATGAAACAGTGGCATCAGTAGATTGAGCTCTGATTTACACTATCGCTGCACTAGCAGAAGTGAGATTAGGACAGGACTGACTATGCTATGGAGAGCTATTGCATCTGTTTTTCATTCCAGGCTTACTGAAGTCCAGCTGGACATTAACAGCAGATCGTAGGCATGCCAGCTTTCAACAGCAGTATCTTCACGAAAGCCAACTTCATCCTTGTTGGCATCCCCGGATTGCGAGAAGCTCATTTCTGGTTGGCCTTCCCACTGTGCTTACTGTACCTATTTGCTGTCCTAGGGAACTGCACTGTTATGTATATCATTAAAGTTGAGCAAAGCCTCCATGAGCCCATGTACCTTTTCCTTTGCATGCTCGCTGCCATTGATATACTGATATCCACGTCCACCATGCCCAAAATGATGGACCTATTCTGGTTCGACTCTCTCACCATTGATTTCAATGCCTGTCTCATCCAGATGTTTTGCATCCATTCTCTCTCCGGCATGGAGTCCACCATCTTGTTAGCCATGGCTTTTGATCGCTATGTAGCCATCTGCTGCCCCTTGCGGCATGGAGCTATCCTCACAAACTCCAGGATAGCCAAGATAGGACTGGCAGCAGTCATTCGAGGAGCTGCCCTGATGGCCCCCTTACCCATTTTTATTAAAAGGCTTCCCTTCTGCAGGTCCAGAGTCCTTTCCCATTCCTACTGCTTGCATCAAGACGTCATGAAACTGGCCTGTGCTGACATAAGGGTGAATATCGTATACGGCTTAATCGTGATCATTTCTGCCATTGGACTGGACTCACTCCTGATCTGCCTATCTTACATCTTCATTCTCCGGGCTGCCTTCAGTTTGAGCCGGGAGGCACGGCTCAAGGCACTGGGCACTTGTATCTCCCACATCTGTGCCATCTTCTTGTTCTACGTGCCATTCATTGGCTTGTCAATGGTGCACAGGTTTGGGAACATACACGGTTCAGTTGTCCATATAGTGATGGCCAACATGCACTTGCTGGTGCCCCCTGTGCTCAACCCAATAGTGTATGGGGTGAAAACCAAGCAGATCCGTCAAAGGATCATGAGGCTGTTCCAAAGAGCAAGGAGATGGGACCATTCACCCGGCCAGGTGCACAACCGCTCTGAAAAACACTAGTGAATTTCCCACATATCAGAAGCAAAATATTATTTGCCGATGAGGGTCATTCCCCCATCCTATATCTGAAATAAACCTGAGGCAGCTCAAAATTACAAATATCCAGTGCCTGGAGATCTCCTTCCTCCCAAAAGACACATCAATGCCAGCGAGGGAACTGGAAATAAGTCTGAGGGAGTCAGCCCTCTCCCTGGCTCTGACATCTGATCCTACAAGAGTCCCCGGGAGGTAACAAGACTCAatagcctggctccagccccaaaaTAGTGAACAGAAGCCCAAAGAACCCCAGAGAAACCTATAAAAACTACCCATCTCTGGACCTTCCCTTGAGTTCAACAGTATCTTTAGTCCAACACCAAGGACAAAACGTGACCTACTGATTTCAGTTCAGTTGCTGCCTCTGGGACATTACGTCATCTTGAAACCTTGAAGGTCAACCTGTGCTGGTGGGATACATCATACCCAGACACTCATGGCAAAAATAAGGAGAAATAAAACATGGTTGTATAGCTGGTTGGAACACTCTacaacaggggtgtccaacctttttgaatgtggggccagatcacaaacATTTTATCACCCAGTAGGCTGGTGaaccatattcaaagacctcacaggaagcggtatcacatcaccctCCCAAAACAAAAgcacagtgtttactttcatttcccgtcgcagcacctcAGACCT
This genomic window contains:
- the LOC132249591 gene encoding olfactory receptor 51E1-like translates to MPAFNSSIFTKANFILVGIPGLREAHFWLAFPLCLLYLFAVLGNCTVMYIIKVEQSLHEPMYLFLCMLAAIDILISTSTMPKMMDLFWFDSLTIDFNACLIQMFCIHSLSGMESTILLAMAFDRYVAICCPLRHGAILTNSRIAKIGLAAVIRGAALMAPLPIFIKRLPFCRSRVLSHSYCLHQDVMKLACADIRVNIVYGLIVIISAIGLDSLLICLSYIFILRAAFSLSREARLKALGTCISHICAIFLFYVPFIGLSMVHRFGNIHGSVVHIVMANMHLLVPPVLNPIVYGVKTKQIRQRIMRLFQRARRWDHSPGQVHNRSEKH